In the genome of Meles meles chromosome 2, mMelMel3.1 paternal haplotype, whole genome shotgun sequence, one region contains:
- the LOC123937350 gene encoding 40S ribosomal protein S3a-like has protein sequence VGKNKRLMKGGKKGAKKKVVDPFSKKDWYDVKAPAMFNIRNIGKTLVTRTQGTKIASDGLKGRVFEVSLADLQNDEVAFRKFKLITEDVQGKNCLTNFHGMDLTQDKMYSMVKKWQTMIEAHVDVKTTDGYLLPLFCVGFTKKCNNQIWKTSYAQHQQVRQIRKKMMEIMTREVQTNDLKEVVNKLIPDSIGKDIEKACQSIYPLHDVFVRKVKMLKKPKFELGKLMELHGEGSSSGKATGDETCAKVERADGYEPPVQESV, from the coding sequence GTTGGCAAGAACAAGCGCCTTATGAAAGGCGGCAAAAAGGGAGCCAAGAAGAAAGTGGTTGATCCATTTTCTAAGAAAGATTGGTATGATGTGAAAGCACCAGCTATGTTCAATATAAGAAATATTGGAAAAACATTAGTCACAAGAACCCAAGGAACCAAAATCGCATCAGATGGCCTCAAGGGTCGTGTTTTTGAAGTGAGTCTTGCTGATCTGCAGAATGATGAAGTTGCATTTAGAAAATTCAAGCTAATTACTGAGGATGTTCAGGGCAAAAACTGCCTGACCAATTTTCATGGCATGGATCTTACCCAGGACAAAATGTACTCCATGGTCAAAAAGTGGCAGACCATGATTGAAGCTCATGTTGATGTCAAGACTACTGATGGTTATTTGCTTCCTCTGTTTTGTGTTGGTTTTACTAAAAAATGCAATAATCAGATTTGGAAGACCTCTTATGCTCAGCATCAACAGGTCCGCCAAATTCGGAAAAAGAtgatggagatcatgacccgagaggTTCAGACAAATGACTTGAAAGAAGTGGTCAATAAATTGATTCCAGACAGCATTGgaaaagatatagaaaaagcTTGTCAGTCTATTTATCCACTCCATGATGTCTTtgttagaaaagtaaaaatgctgAAGAAGCCCAAGTTTGAACTGGGAAAGCTCATGGAGCTTCATGGTGAAGGTAGTAGTTCTGGAAAAGCTACTGGGGATGAGACCTGTGCT